Below is a genomic region from Solidesulfovibrio fructosivorans JJ].
ATCACGGCTTCGGCCCGGGGCGCGCCCCATGTTTTGACCAGCAACCGATACGCGCCCGCGAAGACGGCGAGCACGAGGAACGTGGGCAAAAGGCCCCGGGTGATCCAGGCGCTGCCGGACGGCCCGGCGGCGACCGGCAGGAAATTGTCCAGCAGGATGACCCCGGTGGTGAGCAGCAGGCCGGCCGCGAACATCCCGGCGGCCAGACGCCGGCCGCGCGGCGAGCCGAACCAGTCCCCGGGCGGCAGGGCGCTGCCGGGCCAAAAGGGCACGGCCAGCAAGGCCGCCGCGCCGAGAAGCGGCCAGATACAGACGGCGAAAACCGGATCGAGATGGAGCAGGAGCTCCTGGAAGCCCTGGAAATACCACGGCGCCTTGGCCGGATTGGGGCTCAGCGCGGGATTTGCCTGGGCCAGAAGCGGCGCGTCCCAGACCATGGCGACAAGGAGCACGAAAGCAATCAGCGACAGGCCCACGGCCGCCTCCCGCGCAAGCAGATGCGGCACGGTCGGCAGGCGCGGACCGCCCTCCTCCCCGGAGCGGACAAGCCCCCCGGCCCGGCGGACCAGCCAGAAGTGCCAGAAGGAAAAGGCGATCAGCAGACCGGGCACGGCCGCCACGTGGAGCACGAAGAAATTGGCCAGGGTCGGTTGACCGATGTCCGTGCCGCCCCGGAACAGTTCCAGCAGCCACTGCCCGCCAAGGGGCACGTAGCTAAGCATGCTGGTGCAGATGGTCACGGCCCAGTAGGCGAGCTGGTCCCAGGGGAGCAGGTAGCCGGTGAAGTTCGCGGCCAGGACCAGGGCCAAAAGCGCAAGGCCGATGATCCAGTTGAGCCGCCGTCCCGGGCCGAACGCGCCGGTCGCCGCCACGCGGAAAAGGTGCAGCAGGGCCACGGCCACCAGCAGGTTGGCGCTGGCGTGGTGGATGTTGCGGACAAAGGGACCGAAGGGGACTTCCCGGGTGATGACCAGGATCGAACCGTAGGCCGCGTCGGTTTCGGGGCGGTAGGCCAGCAGCAGCAGAAGGCCCGTGACGAAAAGCAGCCCGGCAAGTGTCACGGCCATGCCGCCAAGGCCGAAACTCAGCCTGAAACGCAGCGTCGCGGCGGGCACGCTTGGCGGATGCAGGTGCAGGATCAGGTCCGTGACGGATTTCCGGGAAGACGCCATGCGGCAAAAAACCTCTTGGGCGACCGGACGGTAAAGGTGCACTGCGGACGCCAAGCCCGGCGACGCCGGACGTGGCCAGGGGAAATCGTGGACCCTGCGCGTTCCTCCGGCCTTGCCCTATTTTTTCACGGAAGGATAGATGACGTTCCAATCGTCCTTCATGTCCACGATGTTCCAGCCCCGGGCCGTGGCTTCCTTCAAGGCTTTTTCCGTGCCCTTGTCGTAGGCGTATTCGCGGGCGGCGTCGGTGTGGTGCACCAGCATGGCCAGCCGCGCCCCCTTTTGGCCCACGGTGGTCCATTCCAGCATCTGGATGTCGCCGTCGGAGTTGCCGAAGGCGGCGACGGGACGACGGCCGATATGTGCGTTGATGCCCACGGGCTTGCCTTCCCTGTCGTCGACAAAGGCGATCTTGGGCAGGCGCATGAGAACCGGGCCGTCCGGGGTCATCTCGTATTGCGTCTGGAAACTGCTGCCCACCACCTGTTCGGGCGGCACGCCGTAAACCCTTTCCGTCCAGGGCCGCATGAATTCGATGCCCCCGCCGGAGACGATGAAGGTCTTGAAACCGTTGGCGCGAAGATAGCCAAGCAGTTCCAGCATGGGCTGGTAGACCATCTCCGTGAAAAGCATCCCGGTCTGGGGATGGCGGGCGGTGGCGATCCAGTCTTGCACCTCCCGCGCGAAGTCCGCCGTGGACATGCCGGTCTGGGCGGCCAGGGCCAGGGCGACAAGCGCTTGGTCGCCGCCGGAAAAGGCGCCCTTGAGGTCCCCCTTGAGCACCGAGGCAAACGGTTCCCGGGTTTGCCACTCGGGATGCTGCGGGGCCATGGCCTTCACCCGGTCGAGAATAAAAAACACTTGGAAATAGAGCGGCTTTTCGGCCCAGAGCGTGCCGTCGTTGTCAAAGGTGGCGATGCGTTCGGGCACGGGCACGAAATCCGGCGAACCTTCGCGGGTCACCTTGTGCACGAAATCGAGGATGGCCGTCTTGTTCGGGCCGTCGTTCCACGAGGGCAGCGGATCGCCCGGCTGCGCCAGGGACAGTTGGGCACAGGCGAGAAGCAGGGCCAGGACAAGCGCCGTCAGTGCGGTTCTGTGCAGTTTCAGCATAAGGACTCCCCGGTCGAGGGTTGCAGCGTGACGCCCAGGCCGTCGCGGCGTCATGAAAAGCCCGCCCCCAGGGCGAAACGGTTTCCCGGGGGCAGGCTTTTTTTACACGGTTACGCTGGCAATGGTGCTGCAAGCGCGGCGCCTGGCCTAGTTGCCGGTCGGCATGGGCAGGCTGACGCCCTCTTTCTTGAGCGCTTCGCGAACGAACTGAAAGTTCTGATACCGCGAAAGCGTGATGGGGCCTGTGTACACTTCACTTTGCATCTTGCGGGGCGGGTACTTGACGTAGGTCTTCATGAGGTCGCCGACCGCCTGGTTGAAGGTCACGAGCGTCCAGGTGTGTTCGGTGTAGTTGTTCATGAAGATGTCGTAGCGTTCCTGGGGGTCCTGCCAGAGGTCGAAGACCTGGGGCACGGTGGCGACGTACTTGCTCGCGCCCTTCCAGCCGAGGTTGCTGTCCACGGCCAAGCCGCCGGTCTGGGCGCCGTCGTCGCCGCGCAGGTTGAACACGGCCTTGTAATGGCCCACGCGCGCCGCGCCGGGGGTGAGTTCTTCCTCGGTGAAGTAGAACCAGGTGGTGCGATCGGACTTGCCGGTGCCGAACAGCACGGGCGACATGTCGTGGCTGTCGAAGATGATGGGCTGGCCCTCACGGTCCTTTTCCGGGAGCGTGAGGCCGGCCAGATGGGCGAAGGTGGCCATGAGGTCCAGGCCGCCGAGGATGTCGTTGTTTCTGACGTGCTCCTTGATCTTGCCGGGCATCCAGGCAATGGCCGGCACGCGGTTGCCGCCTTCGCGCACCGTGCCCTTGGTGCCCCTAAAAGGCGTGTAGCCGGCGTCGGGGTACACGTCCTGCCAGGCGCCGTTATCCGTGGTGAAAAAGACCAGGGTGTTCTTGTCCAGGCCAAGCTCGCGCAGCTTGTCCATGAGGCGCCCGACGCGGGTGTCGAGTTCCACCATGGAGTCGGCGTACTTGCTCTTGGACAGGGACTTGTGCTCGAATTCCGGGGCCGGAAGATTCGGCTGGTGCACCTTCATGAAGTTGACGTTGATGAAAAAGGGCTTCTTGGACTTGGCCGCCTCTTCCAGGAATTCCAAGCCCGCCTTTTCCACGTACTTGTCGAGGAAAGGAATGCCCACCACACCCTTTTCCGGCGTATCGACATACTCGCCGTTGACCGCCCAGTCCTGGGTGACCTTTCCCCCGGCATCGCCCGACAGCGCGCCCTTGGTCACCTTCTGGAACATCTCGCGCAGCTTGGGGTCCATGTCCGGGAACCACTTGGGGTCGCCGTAGGTGTAGGCATTGAGGTGGTACAGCAGGGCGTACTTCATGTGGTCGTAGCCCTGGGCGTTGGGCAGGGCGTAATCGGCCTCGCCCAGGTGCCATTTGCCGGTGAAGTAGGTGTCGTAGCCGGCCTGCTTGAGGACCGAAGCCAGGGTCCATTCCGCCTTCGGCAGGCCGCCGCCCTGGCCCTGGAAGGCCACGGTGGTCATGCCGCTGCGGTTGGGGATGCGGCCGGTCTGCATGGCGGCGCGGCCGGGGGTGCAGCTCGGCTGGCCGTAGAACGAGAACATGGTCATGCCCTCGTCCGCCATCCGGTCAAAGTTGGGCGTGGGCATGCCGCGCCCCGCGCCGCCGCCGTACACGCCAAGGTCGCCGAAGCCCACGTCATCGGCAACGATAAGCAAAATGTTCGGTTTGTCCGCCGCCCGGGAAACTCCCGGAAAACACAACAGGGCCGCGAATACGCTCATTGCCAGCCGTCTCGTCCATCTCCGCATTACGTCATGCCTCCATTTTTCGTTAGCACGGCGCCCAGAGTATGCATGGGCGATGATCCAGCCTTTGTATCGCTTTTTGAAGAACTCCCGCGCTCCCATTGCCCGTTGCGCCCGGGAAGGCCTCCCGTGGAGCGCGGGGCCAAAGCCGCCCGCGGGAAATTCGAAAATGCGCGCATGTCGAGCCCGCCGGGCAGGTTATTGCCCGAAGACCGGATTCTTGATCAGCGATTCGATGACCGGCGTGTGGCCGATTTTGACGTTCCTTCCGACAAAAAGGCCCACCGGCACGTCCCACCGGTTCCCTTCGGTTGCCTGATGATCGTAGGTTATGGTGGGATTCATTCCAATTTGCCATGCCTTGGGCGGATTGAACACAAGAAAAAAAACAGAATGCCCTGATTGATGTCAGGCGTCCTATCCCCTTGGCTGCTCGATCCGATTTTCCAGAAGTAATTCGGGAAAACGCCCACGGTCAGCAGCTTGTTCTGATGGCCTGCCCAGGGCTTTCCCCTTCACGGCATTTTGGCCATCTCACGGCGGCGAGAGGTCCTGATTACTTTTTCCCGAGCGCCTCCCGGAGAACCTCGGCCTTCATCTGGGCTTCGGCGTACATGCCCTTGAGTCGGCGGTTTTCCTCCCCAAGCTCTTTCATCCGGGCCATGAGGGAGGCGTTCATGCCGCCGTATTTCGCCCGCCACTTGTAGAACGTGGCGCTGCTCATACCGTGTTCGAGGCAAAGTTCTGCTACGGCAATGCCATTTCCGGCCTGTTTCAGGATGCTTAGGATCTGGCTATCGGAGTAGAGAGACGTCTTCATGTAAAAATTTCCTCGTCCGGGGTTCCGAGAAAATACTACTTTTTAGAGCGAGCTTTTTTCGGGGGGGGTGCCCTCCCACCCGGATGGACATGCAACAACAAGATGGTCTCCACTTTTATTTTCGGGCCAGCCCTTTACATTTGCCGCGATGGGCGTATCTGTTTCGAGTTCAGTCTATTTTAATAAGCATGGATTTTTTGGATCTTGGGCGATCTGATGTACAGTTCCAATTGATACGAAAAGAAGTGCTAAAAAACAGGAGCGACCCATGTCCAAGAAACTCTATGTCGGTAATTTGTCTTTCAATTCCAGCGAAGACGACATCCGCACCCAGTTCTCCAACTTCGGCGAAGTCATCAGTGTCAATCTCATTACTGATCGTGAAACAGGCCGCCTGCGCGGTTTTGGTTTCGTAGAGATGGACGATGAAGGCGCCCGGGCGGCCATCGCCGGCATGGACGGCCAGGAGTTTGGCGGCCGCAATCTGAAAGTGAACGAAGCCGAGGACAAGCCCCGCTCCGGCGGCAGCAACCGTAGCGGCAGCCGCTGGTAGTCGCCGAAGACTCGGGTCGGACAACCTAACGACGAAGGGCCAGGACATGTTCCTGGCCCTTTTTGCGTGGCGGGGATGGGTGCTTGCGGCGCATGGCCGCCTGGTCGGAATCCTGGTGGCGGGAGGCCCGGGGCAAAACGTAGTTGAGCCCTTCCCTTTCGGGGTGAGGTGGTCCGGGTGGTCACGTCAGCCAACGCAGCTATCAAGGTGGCGGGCATAGAACACAACGCCAACACGTTCAATGTGGTCGCGTAACTGGACGTGGTTCAGTCGACTGAAAACTGAAAGGTCGATACTATAGGGCAGATCAAGCTCCTCAAGATCATCAAGAATTCGGTTCGTTTCTTTCTGGGAAATTTCATTTCCGTAAAGGGTCAAGTCGATATCCGAACCCGGCTTGTGCGTCCCCTTGGCACGTGAACCATAAAGCACCACCTTTTCAACCTCGGGGTGCCTTGCGAAAACCGAGTTGATTTTTTCTATTGTTTGCTCACTGAGCCCGAATTGCATCACTCGTTTCCAGATTGTTCGTAGAGACTGCTGAATTTTTTTGACATCTTCAGAAAAGCCGGATGATGTTCCCCCAGAATTCTCTTGACGATGTCTTGAGCTGTCCCCTGATTGTAGGTGTGCGAGGAGAGATTTCTGTCCCGGATCATCGTCATCCATGTTTCGCCATCTTCAATCAGTCCATTCTTGAACGCCTCGCGAACAGCCCCTCTCGAACCAACGATGTCCCTGACACCCTGGTACTCAAGGTAATCCTTCAAGACATTCCAGGCGAGTTCATGCGTGAATTCGAATGACTGGATCACTCCCTGCTCTTCCAGCATCGAGAGGGCTCGCTTTTGGGCCAGTTCTACGGCGTCGGAAAGTGTCTGGAGCGCCTTTACGTAGTTTTCAAACCGCTGTTTCCAGCGAATATCTTCCGGCATCCCTTATCTCCCTGATCTCACCGAGAATTCCGCGCCGGGGTTTGACATATCGGCACATTCCACGAATGGCCGGGCAGAATCGCTCTCTGAATATTCCTCGGCGACCGAGGCCACGCGAACTGAGATGGAGGGCATGGCGAACATTACACCTAGCCCCCGGATATCCTGTCGATCACCCGTTTACAAGGGCCTGTGATCGGAGCTTGTAAAAGCTTTCAAGGTGCCGCTTCTTGTAGCTGCTTGCGAGAGTCAATGCATCCTGCTACCCCTGCCGCCAAATGCCATGCAGGGTCAAGGCTTATGATTATCCTTCATGCCGCCCACTCCGATGTCGGGTTGCTCCTCTGGGGGGAAGCGCCTTTTGATGCCGCCGCCAGCCCCAGCCCTTTGAAGGGGAAAAAATCTCCTCCACGTCCGTCGCCCAGTGCCGTCCGCGCAGAATCACTTGATGCGCTGCTGAAAAAAAGATTTCCCTTGGCCAAGGCTGCAGCATTGCCAATTGATGCCGCAGTTTGGCTGCCCTCCCATGCGAAAGCCCCCCTTCCCTCAAGCCATCTTCTTGGAGATACGGAAGCACCCACATCGGCCACGACCTTGACCCCGTGGTTGGTCCCTGCGTTGCTTCTGGAGAGTGATGCGCTTTTGGCCATTCTTGCAGTCTGTTGGCGGAAAAGGACACTCGCCAGCGGCGTCGTCGTGGGTGACGATCTCGCCTACTGGGCGGAGATGCTTCGATTCGCGGGGGCGCTGGTGGCCAAACAGCAATTTCTTCCCGGCATTCGTACTGTCGGCGGCGAACTGCATGCCGTGTGGGAGCCTGCGCTCGACGCCGGGGATCAAGGGCGCTTGGTGACGTTCGCGGGGCGGATGCCGCCTTCGGCTCGCGCCCTGGCCGATCCCAGCCAAAAACAATCGCCATCGATACCGGCGCAGCAAGTCCTGCGGTCATTCCTCGTCGAAGCGGTTGATGCCCTGGTTCGATCAGCCATTGCGGCGGAAAGGAAATCCGACCGACGCTCACGGCAATCGCTTGCACCGGAAAGCGTCCATGATGCCTGGATGGCCGCATTACGTGCTCCAGAAGGGCTGATCGAGTGGGCAAGAAAGGATGTCTCCGCGCTCCACAAGGACATCATGCGCTGGAAGCGGCCTGTCACTGTGACGGCAGCTTCTCCGGTGCGCCTGTGTTTCAGGCTGGAAGAACCAAGCGAGGAGGCACCACCAGGGAAAGAGACCTGGAAGGTATCGTATTTTTTGCAACCGCATAGCGACCGCAGTTTACTGGTCCCCTTGGCTGAACTCTGGAAGACAAAAGCAGCAAAGCGTGAAGCACTTAAGCCCCTTGGCCCCAATCCCAAGGAATACGTGCTGCTGTCCCTGGGGCAAGCGTCCGTCCTCTCCGCGCCTATTGCCGCCAGTCTGAAAGGGCCGGCCCCAACCGGGTTTCCCTGCGACACCAAGGCTGCCCACGAGTTCCTGACATTGACAGCCCCCGCGCTCGAACAAGCCGGTTTCGGCGTCATGCTCCCGGCCTGGTGGACCCGCACAGGGACGAAACTGCGCCCTGTCGTCCGGGCGCATGTAGCGAGTCCGCAATTTACTACGTCAGGCGGCTTGTCCCTGGACGCCATTGCGGAATTTCAGTGGGAAGTCTCACTCGGGGAAACCCGCAAGAGTCTTAAGGAACTCACGGCCCTGGCCAAACTCAAGGCACCATTGGTCCAGGTTCGGGGGCAATGGGTCGAGGTCAATGCCGAAGCGATCGCCTCCGCCGTGGCCTATTGGAAGAAAAAGGCGAACGAAGCGGCTTCGGTGCGCGAGATCATCCACATGGCGCTTGGAGGCCAGGAAACGCATCATGGGTTTGCTTTTGGCGGCATCGAGGCGACCGGTTGGATCAAAGACCTCCTGGAACAGCTTGAAGGACGGACGAACTACCAGGAGTTTTCCCCTCCAGGGGCACTCGCCGCCAGGCTGCGCCCCTATCAACTTCGCGGATTCTCCTGGCTGTCTTTTTTACGGCACTGGGGTCTCGGAGCCTGCCTTGCCGACGACATGGGACTCGGCAAAACCATGCAGACCTTGGCGCTGCTCCTTTCGCTGCGGGAGGGCGGCGAGAAGAAACCCAGTCTGCTGATCTGCCCGACTTCCGTGGTCAACAACTGGGTCCAGGAAGCGGCCCAATTCGCTCCCGGGTTGCCGGTCATGGTGCATCATGGACTGGGCCGGAAAAAAGATGCAACTTTTCAAAAAACAGCATCCGGGCATGCCTTGGTCATTACGAGCTATGGGCTTTTGCAGCGTGACGTATCCTTTTTTCAAAAAATCACCTGGGCCGGAGTGATTCTGGACGAGGCGCAAAACATCAAGAATCCTGAGACGAAACAAGCCAAGGCGGCCCGGGGTATCCCGGCGGATTTTCGAATCGCCCTGACCGGTACGCCTGTCGAGAACAATGTCGGCGATCTGTGGTCGATCATGGAGTTTCTCAACCCGGGATTTCTGGGAACTCAGGCGGAGTTTCGCCGACGATTTTTCGTTCCTATCCAGACCGGTCGCGATCCCGAGGCCCCGGAAAAGCTCAAGCGTTTGACCGGCCCCTTCATCCTGCGTCGCGTCAAGACAGACAAGACCGTCATCGCCGACCTGCCCGACAAGGTGGAACGCAAGGAACGCTGCCATCTGACGAAGGAACAGGCCTCTCTGTACGCCGCCGTACTCAAGGATTTGGAAAAGACCCTGGCCGAAGCCGAAGGCATAAAGCGCAAGGGGATCATCCTGGCCACTCTGTCCAAGCTCAAGCAGGTGTGCAACCACCCGGCCCAATTCCTCGGCGACAATTCGGCCATCGCCGATCGGTCCGGCAAACTCTCCCGCCTGACGGAAATGCTCGAGGAAGTGGTCGAAGCCGGCGACAGGGCACTGGTCTTTACCCAGTTCAAAGAGATGGGGGACCTCCTCAAAACCCACCTCCAGGAAACGTTTGGCCAGGAACTCCTCTTCCTGCACGGCGGCGTGACGAAAAACCTTCGAGACAAGATGGTCGAGCGTTTCCAGTCGTCCGCCGGGGCACCGCCGATATTTATCCTGTCGCTAAAGGCTGGCGGGACGGGGCTCAACCTGACCAATGCCAACCACGTCTTCCACTATGACCGCTGGTGGAATCCGGCAGTGGAAAATCAGGCCACGGACCGGGCCTTTCGCATCGGACAACACAAAAACGTCCTGGTACACAAATTCCTGTGCGTCGGAACCTTGGAAGACAAAATAGACGCCATGATCGAACAGAAGCAGAGTTTGGCCAATGCCGTGGTGGGCACTGGCGAAGCATGGCTTACGGAGCTGTCCAACGCCGAGCTCAAAGACCTCTTTGCGCTTCGCAAGGAAGCGCTTGGAGCATAGTATGTCTCCGTATTACGGATATTTCCCCCCATCCAAGCCCAAGACGGCAAAGGGCGGCATCAAGGCGCAAAGCAAACGTGGTCCTTTCGGCGAAAGCTGGTGGGCCAAGCGGTGGATCGAGGTTCTCTCCGGATTCAACCTTGGGGCCAGACTGGCCCGGGGGCGCAGTTATGCTCGGAGCGGGCAGGTCCTCGCCGTGGAAATCGGCGTTGGTGCCATTTCCGCCATGGTGCAGGGCTCTCGATCGAAGCCCTATGTCGTTACCATACGCGTCAAAACACTGTCTCCAGCGGAATGGTCCAAGGTCGCCACCGTTCTTTCTCACGAGACAGGCCATGTCGCTGCCCTGCTCGCGGGGCAAATGCCGCAGGCCCTGGAGGACGTTTTCAAAAAGGCCAAGGTGTCGCTTTTCCCCTCCCGTTACGAAGACTTGATAACGGAGTGCTCCTGCCCGGACTGGTCAAATCCCTGCAAACATATCGCCGCCGTGTATTTTCTCGTGGCCGAAGAATTCGACCGAGATCCGTTTTTGCTTTTTAAGCTCAGGGGGATGACGCGGGCGGGTCTGATTGAGATGCTACAGGATGTACAGGTGGAAGATGATGCGCCTCAGGCCGAGGCGCATGCGCAAAAGTCAGGCAGCGCGAGTAGTGCACGTGAACCGCTGCCCGTCGATTGCGGCGCGTTCTGGGGCCAAGAAGCACACGAGGACGTGACGCTGGGGGAAATATCCGTGCCGGCGGTTAAAGCGTCGTTAGTCTGCCGCCTGGGTGCATTTCCATTTTGGCGGGGTCAGGAGGAATTTTTGCCGGCACTTGAGACGTTGTATGAGGCGGCATCAAAAAGGGGGCTGGCGGCAATCCTTGAGGAGTAAGGGAGAGCTGACCCCCTAGAAAATCGAAAATGGTCCCCCGATTGCTTGAATCAAATTCAAGCGGCCTTTTCCGGATGCTCATGCTGGCCCGCGTCTGCGCCCCCTTGTGCCGCTCCTACAGGGGGGCCAACAAAACCCGTTGGCGCAGTGTTGGCTGGGGAAAAAAAGAAGGGGTTATCCCCTTGGGGGTGTTTTTCGTTGTTGCAGCGCGGTAACGGCGACCGGCCTAAGTGAGGTCGCCCGGGAAGCCGATCTTGCGGATGTTTTTCAGGATCAGCCTTTCCAGGCCCGCGCGGGAGCGATCATCGACGAACCAGCGGCGGCACCGGTAGGCCATGCCGATAAACGGGCTAAACTTGATCCAGGTGATACCCCGCAGGGCGAGAACAAGATGCCAATGGCGCGCTGCGTGGCCGGGACAGGCATCAACAGGGACGGAACGGGCAAGGCCCCGGGGATGGGCCTGATCGGGATCGGGCCGTCGGCCCCCCCCCCGGGGCCGGGACAAGGCCCCGTCTTAGCGCGTCACCCCGTAAAACGGGAACGGTCCGGGAAAGCTGTGGCCGCAGCCCGGGATCAGACCGAAATGGGTGACGAGGCCGGCCGGATCGCGGTCAGGGCAAGCCAGGTAATGCAGGGCCAGGCCGCCGGGTTCCAGCATGAACCGGGACGGCGCGTCCGGGGTCAGGTCCAGGGCCAGTTGCAGGCTTGTGGAGGGGGCGATGCAGGCCAGGGTTCCACCGAACGCGCGCACGACAGGTCGGTGCATGTGGCCGCAGCACAGGCGCGCCACATTGGGGAAGCGGCCGAGCAGGTCTTGCAAGGGCGCGGCCCGGGTGAAGCCGTCGGCATCCATGTTGCCGATGCCCACCGTGAAGGGCGGATGGTGCATGAAAAGCAGTGTCGGCCTGCCTTCGGCCAGAACCTGCTCCAGCCAGTCCAGGTCCTGGGGGGTCAAGCCGCCGCCGTGCTGCCCGGGCCTGGTGGAGTCCAGCCCGACCAAGCGCAGGGGCAGGGTATCGTCCACATAGCGCACCGGCGCGTCGGGATGCGCGGCCTGAAGGGAGCTCTGCGGGGCAAAGGCGGCGCGCAAGCGGGCCCGGTTGTCGTGGTTGCCGGGGATCGGCAGGAATCGGGCCTTCAAGCGGCCCAGCAGGGAGGCGGCCTGGGCGTACTCGCCGTCCAGGCCATGGTCCGCGATGTCGCCCGAGACAAGCACGACATCCGGGGCCGGGACAAGGGCGTTGAGATAGGCCACGGCATTGGCCAGGGCCTGGGTGGACGGGGCCTGGCCATAGGCCAGGCCGTTCTCCGCCACGTGCAGGTCGGAGAGCTGGGCGATCAGCATGCGGACGCTCCGGGAAGGAGGGAGAGCGCTCGGGGCGGCACGGTAAAGGAAATGGTTTCCCCCGGGGTAAACTCCCGGCCAGCCGAGGCGTCCAGGGTGCAGACGGATCCGTCCTGGAGCGTGACCTTCAGCCGATTCCTATCGCCCAGAAAGCTGGCGGACAGGATTTCCGCCCGGATCTGGCCGTCGCCGTTGGCCATGATTTCCGCTGCCTCGGGCCGGAAAAGCAGGGTGAGGGAGGCCGCCGTTGCCCGGTTGGCCCCCTCAAGCGAGCGGCGCGGGAGGCAATGCCCGCCAGGCAAAAGGATGCCGTCCTCGTGCACGGCGCACCGCAGCCTGTTCACGGTGCCGATGAAATCCGCCACAAAGGGGTCCGCCGGGTGGCAATAGATGTCCCGGGGCGAGCCCTGTTGGGCCACCGCGCCATTGTTCATGACCACCACCACGTCGCCCAGGGCCATGGCCTCGCCCTGGTCATGGGTCACGTACACGGCCGTGATGCCCAGGCGCGTGAGCAGGGTGTGGATTTCCTCGCGCAGGCTGTGGCGGAGCTTGGCGTCCAGGGCGGTGAGGGGTTCGTCCAGCAGCAGGACGCGGGGCCGCACCGCAATGGCCCGGGCCAGGGCCACCCGCTGGCGCTGGCCGCCGGAAAGCTGTTCGATGCGCCGGTCCGCCAGATGGCCGATCCGCATCATGGCGAGCATTTCCCTGACCCGCTCGGCCCGCTTGGGCGCGGCATCCCCACGGACGCGCAGGCCGTATTCGATATTGCGAGACACGCTCAGGTTGGGAAACAGGGCGTAGTTCTGGAAGACCATGCCCACGTTGCGCGCCTCGATGGGCACCCCGGTGACATCGGTATCCCCGAAAAGGACCTTGCCGCCGCTGTCCGGCGTTTCCAGTCCCGCGATGAGGCGCAGGGCGGTTGTCTTGCCACAGCCGGAGGGCCCCAATAGCACCACGGTCTGCCCGGCTTCGATGGTCAGGTCCAAGGGTTTGAGCCCTGTCGTGCCGTCCGGAAAGGTTTTGGCGCAGGAGCGCAGGCGCACGGGGACGCCACGCGCTTCGGGCATGGGGGAAGAGAGGGGCATGGCCTGTGCCTCCTTGCCGTCCTGGGCGGGCTCTTTGGCCGCCACGGTGGCGATGGTTCGCGATCCCAGCCATTGCATGGCGGTGAGAAGCGGGATGATGAGGGCAAAAAAGTAAATGGTGTAGGCGGAGCCGATTTCCAGCCGCATGGAGGCATAGCTGTTGGCGAGTCCCACCGGCAGGGTTTTGGTCAGGGGCGTGTGCAGCATCCAGGTGAGGTTGAATTCCCCCACCGACAGGGTGAAGACCATCAGCGCGCCGGA
It encodes:
- a CDS encoding phosphodiesterase; amino-acid sequence: MLIAQLSDLHVAENGLAYGQAPSTQALANAVAYLNALVPAPDVVLVSGDIADHGLDGEYAQAASLLGRLKARFLPIPGNHDNRARLRAAFAPQSSLQAAHPDAPVRYVDDTLPLRLVGLDSTRPGQHGGGLTPQDLDWLEQVLAEGRPTLLFMHHPPFTVGIGNMDADGFTRAAPLQDLLGRFPNVARLCCGHMHRPVVRAFGGTLACIAPSTSLQLALDLTPDAPSRFMLEPGGLALHYLACPDRDPAGLVTHFGLIPGCGHSFPGPFPFYGVTR
- a CDS encoding SWIM zinc finger family protein, translating into MSPYYGYFPPSKPKTAKGGIKAQSKRGPFGESWWAKRWIEVLSGFNLGARLARGRSYARSGQVLAVEIGVGAISAMVQGSRSKPYVVTIRVKTLSPAEWSKVATVLSHETGHVAALLAGQMPQALEDVFKKAKVSLFPSRYEDLITECSCPDWSNPCKHIAAVYFLVAEEFDRDPFLLFKLRGMTRAGLIEMLQDVQVEDDAPQAEAHAQKSGSASSAREPLPVDCGAFWGQEAHEDVTLGEISVPAVKASLVCRLGAFPFWRGQEEFLPALETLYEAASKRGLAAILEE
- a CDS encoding ATP-binding cassette domain-containing protein — translated: MKKPTFLWAAQLGLTLACGAFLIIPVGQSVLTGLSANAFKGVSSGLTLRWVCQVWSLYSDTIWRSLLIALVCLGCCLVVGIPAAYCMVRLKSRWTAMLEELLVLPLAVPGLAIALGLLLNYGGFTWFRMSWLFILAGHVVFCLPFMVRSVAAVMAMVDLRTLEEGAASLGAGFLTRFMTVIVPNARPGILSGALMVFTLSVGEFNLTWMLHTPLTKTLPVGLANSYASMRLEIGSAYTIYFFALIIPLLTAMQWLGSRTIATVAAKEPAQDGKEAQAMPLSSPMPEARGVPVRLRSCAKTFPDGTTGLKPLDLTIEAGQTVVLLGPSGCGKTTALRLIAGLETPDSGGKVLFGDTDVTGVPIEARNVGMVFQNYALFPNLSVSRNIEYGLRVRGDAAPKRAERVREMLAMMRIGHLADRRIEQLSGGQRQRVALARAIAVRPRVLLLDEPLTALDAKLRHSLREEIHTLLTRLGITAVYVTHDQGEAMALGDVVVVMNNGAVAQQGSPRDIYCHPADPFVADFIGTVNRLRCAVHEDGILLPGGHCLPRRSLEGANRATAASLTLLFRPEAAEIMANGDGQIRAEILSASFLGDRNRLKVTLQDGSVCTLDASAGREFTPGETISFTVPPRALSLLPGASAC
- a CDS encoding DEAD/DEAH box helicase, which translates into the protein MIILHAAHSDVGLLLWGEAPFDAAASPSPLKGKKSPPRPSPSAVRAESLDALLKKRFPLAKAAALPIDAAVWLPSHAKAPLPSSHLLGDTEAPTSATTLTPWLVPALLLESDALLAILAVCWRKRTLASGVVVGDDLAYWAEMLRFAGALVAKQQFLPGIRTVGGELHAVWEPALDAGDQGRLVTFAGRMPPSARALADPSQKQSPSIPAQQVLRSFLVEAVDALVRSAIAAERKSDRRSRQSLAPESVHDAWMAALRAPEGLIEWARKDVSALHKDIMRWKRPVTVTAASPVRLCFRLEEPSEEAPPGKETWKVSYFLQPHSDRSLLVPLAELWKTKAAKREALKPLGPNPKEYVLLSLGQASVLSAPIAASLKGPAPTGFPCDTKAAHEFLTLTAPALEQAGFGVMLPAWWTRTGTKLRPVVRAHVASPQFTTSGGLSLDAIAEFQWEVSLGETRKSLKELTALAKLKAPLVQVRGQWVEVNAEAIASAVAYWKKKANEAASVREIIHMALGGQETHHGFAFGGIEATGWIKDLLEQLEGRTNYQEFSPPGALAARLRPYQLRGFSWLSFLRHWGLGACLADDMGLGKTMQTLALLLSLREGGEKKPSLLICPTSVVNNWVQEAAQFAPGLPVMVHHGLGRKKDATFQKTASGHALVITSYGLLQRDVSFFQKITWAGVILDEAQNIKNPETKQAKAARGIPADFRIALTGTPVENNVGDLWSIMEFLNPGFLGTQAEFRRRFFVPIQTGRDPEAPEKLKRLTGPFILRRVKTDKTVIADLPDKVERKERCHLTKEQASLYAAVLKDLEKTLAEAEGIKRKGIILATLSKLKQVCNHPAQFLGDNSAIADRSGKLSRLTEMLEEVVEAGDRALVFTQFKEMGDLLKTHLQETFGQELLFLHGGVTKNLRDKMVERFQSSAGAPPIFILSLKAGGTGLNLTNANHVFHYDRWWNPAVENQATDRAFRIGQHKNVLVHKFLCVGTLEDKIDAMIEQKQSLANAVVGTGEAWLTELSNAELKDLFALRKEALGA